The DNA window CTGATCTCGAATCAGGTTAATATCTGGCGCGAAATCGACGCGACGGGTGGTGGGCTGGTTGGCCCCGACACGCAGGCCGGTACGCAGCAGTTGCTCGCTGACTGGCTACGGCTGTCGCCCGGCGATCAGCAGCTAATGCGTCAGCGCGCCCGCCAGACCTTTCAGCAGCATTTTTTCATCGACCCGGCCACCGACCGGCTTATCGATGCGCTTGTACTCAACGATCACAAAAGCACTGTTTCGCATGGTTAATCAGGACACATTCACGGGGCCGTCTTTCTCGCTGAAGAATCGCCTGGGCCGATTGGTCTGGGGCGTCGTCGCGGCCCTTTTCTTTCGGCTCTCACCCCGCCCCTTTCACGCGTGGCGTTCGTTTCTGCTGCGCAGCTTCGGGGCAAAGGTGGGCCGGGGTGTGCACGTGTATCCGGGGGTAAAAATCTGGGCACCGTGGAACCTCGATCTGGGCGATGAATGTGGCGTTGCCGACGGGGCTATCCTGTATTCGCTGGCCCGCATCAGCCTGGGCTATCGGACAGTGATTTCGCAGGGAACGCACCTCTGCGCCGGTACGCACGACTACACCCGCCCCGGCTCACCGCTCGTTGCCTACCCGATTCAGGTCGGCGACCTGGCCTGGGTGGCGGCTGAAGCCTTCGTGCATCCGGGCGTAACGATCGGTGAAGGCTGCGTCGTTGGGGCCCGCTCGGTCGTCACGCGCGACATGCCCGCCTGGACGGTCTGCGCCGGGCATCCCTGTAAACCGCTGAAAGAACGGCTTATGGTTGAAGCTTCACCCGTACTCGCTCATTAATAGACAGATATACTACTATCTACATCATTATAATAGCCTTTATATGAATATTACTCATTATTTCAGAAAGCCTATTAACTCGTTTCACTTCAGCATCGAACGTTTGTTCAACGACATCGAACACTCGATAGCCGATGAAACCAACTTCCACTTCGACCGGAAAACGGTACCGCACCACTGCGCGTCGGAGGGGGCTATCAGCAAGAATATTCGCTGGGCGTCGAAGCAAACGGATGAAATCAATCACATCACGGGC is part of the Spirosoma rhododendri genome and encodes:
- a CDS encoding LbetaH domain-containing protein encodes the protein MVNQDTFTGPSFSLKNRLGRLVWGVVAALFFRLSPRPFHAWRSFLLRSFGAKVGRGVHVYPGVKIWAPWNLDLGDECGVADGAILYSLARISLGYRTVISQGTHLCAGTHDYTRPGSPLVAYPIQVGDLAWVAAEAFVHPGVTIGEGCVVGARSVVTRDMPAWTVCAGHPCKPLKERLMVEASPVLAH